One Roseimaritima multifibrata DNA window includes the following coding sequences:
- a CDS encoding sulfotransferase family protein has translation MTVDAKKFPIFVSGTQRSGTTLMHRILECSSDVWSCNEMYEVHEFVFGGRSRDRLARLRNELGKFLDVQVEDFNYGEGQDDPVALLATAMELAAARANKPRWCLKDPAVTYYLDEYAEAFPNARFVIMVRDPRAVCRSYLSPVGFTVGRPANWVSAAQRCHREMQRQLAFAQKCPGRVLFVNYESMVSQLDKELGRVCQFIGIQYEPAMQFYYKHQTDMKIHSGNENILTAPDISKAEKWKRTLTDRQVKTVEAIALDSMQAFGYQPMFSRGRVSATRFLIARVHDRFVREYRWQKYKFLSK, from the coding sequence ATGACGGTGGATGCCAAAAAGTTCCCGATATTTGTGAGCGGAACGCAGCGATCCGGTACCACTTTGATGCATCGGATTTTGGAATGCTCAAGTGATGTGTGGAGCTGCAACGAGATGTACGAAGTGCACGAATTCGTTTTCGGTGGACGCTCTCGAGATAGGCTCGCTCGATTACGCAATGAGCTGGGGAAATTCCTGGATGTCCAGGTGGAGGATTTCAATTACGGAGAGGGGCAGGACGATCCTGTGGCGTTGCTCGCGACAGCGATGGAGCTTGCGGCGGCAAGGGCGAATAAGCCACGGTGGTGTTTGAAGGACCCTGCGGTGACTTATTATCTGGATGAATATGCGGAGGCGTTCCCCAACGCTCGGTTTGTTATTATGGTTCGTGATCCTCGCGCGGTTTGTCGATCCTATCTTTCTCCGGTCGGGTTCACTGTTGGGAGGCCTGCGAACTGGGTTTCTGCTGCTCAGCGGTGTCACCGTGAGATGCAGCGACAATTGGCTTTCGCTCAAAAGTGCCCTGGGCGTGTCCTTTTCGTTAACTACGAGTCCATGGTTTCGCAGTTGGATAAAGAGCTAGGGCGTGTTTGTCAGTTCATTGGCATTCAGTATGAGCCTGCGATGCAGTTCTACTATAAGCATCAGACGGACATGAAAATTCACAGTGGTAATGAGAATATTCTTACTGCTCCAGATATAAGTAAGGCCGAAAAGTGGAAGAGGACGCTAACGGATCGGCAGGTAAAAACCGTAGAGGCTATCGCCTTGGACTCTATGCAGGCGTTTGGTTACCAGCCGATGTTCTCTCGTGGTCGCGTCAGCGCGACACGCTTTCTCATCGCCCGT
- a CDS encoding glycosyltransferase family 4 protein: MSCKALVLSEVFPPQTGGSGKWLFEIYRRQAKGQYVIVAGESLREGDSELSYPQPVLRRNLSMRFRGIRSFSSLCSYARQIRDVGKIARQYNVGILHAARPLSEGVVAWAIRKRYRIPYLCYVHGEDVAVATTSRELKFITQPVLGGAEMLIANSHFTAGMLQNEWGIDPSRIQVMHPGVDTTYFRPADDSSKQSRWKDRFVILTVGRLQQRKGHDTVIRAIPRLLPRFPQLLYLIAGEGEERSRLEAIVRELGVSSHVEFLGEVDDVELLACFQGCDVFVLANREIGRDAEGFGIVLLEAQACGKPVVAGSSGGTRDTLVPGKTGYLVDCKTPDELVQVLKQKLADEDTRKLIGERGRQHAVDGFDWATLGGQASKLFSSVGNV, from the coding sequence ATGAGTTGCAAGGCATTGGTCCTGAGCGAGGTTTTCCCTCCCCAAACCGGCGGAAGTGGGAAATGGCTGTTTGAAATTTATAGGCGTCAGGCTAAGGGGCAATATGTCATTGTTGCAGGAGAGTCGCTACGGGAGGGTGATTCGGAATTGTCGTATCCACAGCCTGTTTTGCGACGCAACCTTTCAATGAGATTCCGAGGTATTCGGTCGTTCAGTAGTCTCTGTTCCTACGCTCGACAGATTCGTGATGTAGGAAAGATTGCGAGGCAATACAATGTAGGTATTCTCCACGCTGCTCGGCCTCTCTCTGAAGGAGTGGTAGCATGGGCAATTCGTAAACGTTATCGCATTCCGTACTTGTGCTACGTGCATGGCGAAGATGTTGCAGTGGCAACAACTAGCCGGGAATTGAAATTTATCACTCAGCCTGTGCTGGGCGGTGCGGAAATGTTGATCGCTAATTCGCACTTCACCGCTGGGATGCTGCAAAATGAGTGGGGAATCGATCCGTCGCGGATTCAGGTGATGCATCCCGGAGTGGACACGACTTATTTCCGCCCTGCGGACGATTCTAGTAAGCAGTCGAGATGGAAAGATCGTTTTGTGATATTAACGGTTGGGCGGTTGCAGCAGCGGAAAGGGCACGACACCGTTATTCGAGCGATTCCTAGATTGCTTCCTCGTTTTCCACAGTTGTTGTACTTAATTGCGGGTGAGGGGGAGGAGAGGTCTAGGTTGGAAGCGATCGTCAGGGAGTTAGGTGTTTCCTCGCATGTGGAATTTCTAGGGGAGGTCGATGATGTGGAACTGCTCGCTTGTTTTCAAGGATGCGACGTCTTTGTGTTGGCCAACCGAGAGATTGGACGCGATGCGGAAGGGTTTGGAATTGTTTTGCTGGAAGCGCAAGCGTGCGGCAAACCAGTCGTTGCTGGTAGTAGTGGTGGAACGCGTGACACGTTAGTGCCTGGTAAAACTGGCTATTTAGTGGATTGTAAGACACCTGATGAGCTGGTTCAGGTCTTGAAGCAAAAGTTGGCTGATGAAGACACGAGAAAGTTGATCGGCGAAAGAGGGCGGCAACACGCGGTGGACGGTTTTGATTGGGCGACTTTAGGGGGGCAAGCCAGCAAGTTGTTCAGTTCAGTGGGCAATGTATAG
- a CDS encoding glycosyltransferase family 2 protein: protein MRSAKFDYAVVVPAYNRELVLPRALQSVFAQPHVPSEVVVVDDGSDDQTAEVARQFSSKIKVLRIENSGPAAARKLGIEATSAEWVCPLDSDDEWDLSFIETLQQLRNRFTSAGLLFSNFRICREGGSIELADKLMGAPASWRAYLTDDGFAINLGMDAYLPLLEFSPVFQSCMAFKRTVYEEIGGIDDRVARMPAEDAHLTKRLASRTQVVGAAETKVTIYRDGNNFSANYPRVAYGDWWILRDLFLRNFVPARFLEPTRKECERRAAALLHSLFEIRDFESMLDVLPYVQAGDWDWKLRTKVLLAKAWKLGQRKS from the coding sequence ATGAGGAGTGCTAAATTTGATTACGCAGTGGTTGTTCCGGCCTACAATCGAGAGCTGGTCTTGCCTCGCGCGCTTCAATCCGTATTTGCGCAGCCTCACGTACCATCTGAGGTTGTGGTCGTCGATGATGGATCGGACGATCAGACGGCTGAAGTTGCGCGTCAATTCTCATCGAAAATAAAGGTCTTGCGCATCGAGAACAGTGGACCCGCCGCGGCCAGGAAGTTGGGGATTGAGGCAACAAGTGCTGAGTGGGTCTGTCCGCTTGATAGTGACGATGAGTGGGATCTTTCTTTTATTGAAACGTTGCAGCAATTGCGTAATCGATTCACTTCCGCTGGTTTGCTGTTCTCTAATTTCCGAATATGTCGTGAGGGAGGATCGATTGAGCTGGCGGATAAGCTGATGGGTGCACCGGCTTCGTGGCGGGCGTATCTTACAGACGATGGGTTTGCGATTAATTTGGGAATGGATGCCTATTTGCCACTGCTGGAGTTCAGTCCGGTGTTTCAGTCTTGTATGGCATTCAAGCGGACCGTTTACGAAGAGATCGGAGGAATTGATGATCGTGTTGCTCGGATGCCCGCTGAAGACGCTCATTTGACGAAGCGTCTGGCGTCCCGCACACAAGTTGTAGGCGCGGCAGAGACTAAAGTTACGATTTATCGAGATGGAAATAATTTTTCTGCGAATTATCCTCGTGTCGCTTACGGTGATTGGTGGATCTTAAGAGACCTGTTCCTCCGTAACTTTGTTCCAGCCCGCTTTTTAGAGCCCACAAGGAAGGAGTGTGAGCGTCGTGCTGCAGCATTGTTGCATAGTTTGTTCGAGATTCGAGATTTTGAATCGATGTTGGATGTACTGCCATATGTGCAAGCAGGCGATTGGGATTGGAAGTTAAGGACTAAAGTGCTTCTGGCTAAAGCTTGGAAATTAGGGCAACGCAAGTCGTGA
- a CDS encoding glycosyltransferase family 2 protein: MNDEQAVSLVIPTYNAGQALLGTVQSALRQTRPPDQIVVVDDGSTDGSVEALGSFGAEVRVIRQGNRGAAVARYRGVEASDCDLVAFADADDPPMPPNRIADLVDALLQNPECVLAYGMTWDMKLTEPRVAPGFADLKQGEYFVVQDALQRMLTQGWPLASAMNLVSYRSLLLKQIRDRQFYAAANDYDLQMRMAVCGPFVYVASVTAFYQEGGAGISATYGATIQRAYALASAAEVYSKLRSDGGVSLEAWRQRVRNDWPAVAPLLVRRGNWPLLMRILRTGLCYGLWPGLPRRLWWGVSESLGR; encoded by the coding sequence ATGAACGACGAGCAAGCCGTTTCGCTGGTCATTCCTACTTACAACGCAGGGCAGGCACTGCTGGGTACGGTGCAGTCTGCGCTGCGGCAGACTCGCCCTCCGGATCAGATTGTTGTGGTGGATGACGGTTCAACGGATGGTTCCGTCGAGGCCCTTGGGTCTTTCGGTGCGGAAGTGCGGGTGATTCGGCAGGGTAATCGAGGTGCAGCGGTGGCGCGATATCGGGGCGTTGAAGCATCCGATTGCGATCTAGTTGCGTTTGCGGATGCAGATGATCCTCCAATGCCTCCCAATCGTATAGCGGATCTAGTCGATGCATTGTTGCAGAATCCGGAATGTGTTCTTGCATACGGGATGACTTGGGACATGAAATTGACCGAGCCGCGTGTTGCACCTGGGTTTGCTGACCTCAAGCAAGGTGAGTATTTTGTTGTCCAAGATGCGTTGCAGCGTATGTTGACTCAAGGATGGCCCTTGGCTTCAGCAATGAATTTGGTCAGTTATCGATCGCTGTTGTTGAAGCAGATCCGTGACCGCCAATTTTACGCAGCCGCAAATGACTATGATTTGCAGATGAGGATGGCAGTATGTGGACCCTTTGTTTATGTGGCGAGTGTCACTGCCTTTTATCAAGAAGGGGGGGCTGGGATTTCGGCGACATACGGAGCAACGATCCAGCGAGCTTACGCATTGGCGTCTGCAGCGGAAGTTTATTCTAAGTTGCGTAGCGACGGTGGTGTCTCTTTGGAGGCATGGCGGCAAAGAGTGCGGAACGATTGGCCGGCGGTCGCTCCGTTGTTGGTGCGAAGGGGTAACTGGCCACTACTCATGCGAATTTTGCGAACTGGGCTATGTTACGGTCTTTGGCCCGGGTTGCCGCGACGGCTCTGGTGGGGTGTTTCTGAAAGTCTGGGGCGATAG
- a CDS encoding glycosyltransferase, with protein MNIVIIQPSVGAVSETFIAAHAEHLREVTGVVHFLNGRPALDGKVALSQRLVPRGWRKIKRVVQRAPWTKEIEDGVVRGIQNGRADVVLAEYGSVAAKVTSACHRLSVPLVTHFHGYDASSTEFDANFYKGVFSESAVVIAVSWAMHERLLELGCPQEKLIYSPYGVDPTKFSRAAPGDAPPHLLAVGRFVEKKAPYLTLLAFSRAKQQVADAQLTFIGDGPLLPVCQRLVQAMGLQSSVRFLGAQSHNVVQREMHSVRAFVQHSVVASNGDSEGTPVAVLEAGMSGLPVVATRHAGIPDVVVDNETGLLCDEGDVDQMAESMERVLSDPELAGRLGRQARVRVAGRFTMHQSIARLQRVLEAAANGEDLVEVQDEIAGTFLSDASV; from the coding sequence GTGAATATTGTTATTATCCAACCATCTGTTGGTGCGGTCTCCGAAACTTTTATTGCGGCGCATGCGGAACATTTGCGAGAAGTTACCGGTGTCGTTCATTTTTTGAATGGACGGCCTGCCCTTGATGGTAAGGTGGCCCTGTCGCAGCGTCTTGTTCCGCGAGGTTGGCGAAAAATAAAGAGGGTGGTGCAACGCGCCCCGTGGACCAAGGAAATTGAAGATGGAGTAGTCCGCGGTATCCAGAATGGACGCGCCGATGTAGTTCTCGCAGAATATGGATCGGTCGCCGCGAAAGTTACCTCGGCGTGTCACCGCCTGAGTGTTCCGCTGGTGACCCATTTTCATGGCTATGACGCAAGTTCCACCGAATTTGATGCTAATTTCTATAAAGGCGTCTTCTCGGAATCCGCGGTGGTGATTGCCGTCTCGTGGGCCATGCATGAACGCTTGCTGGAACTTGGGTGCCCGCAGGAGAAGTTGATCTATTCACCTTACGGCGTTGATCCTACAAAATTTTCTCGCGCAGCGCCTGGCGATGCACCTCCTCACTTGCTCGCAGTGGGGCGTTTTGTTGAGAAGAAGGCTCCCTATCTTACACTGCTCGCATTCAGCCGCGCGAAACAGCAGGTTGCGGATGCACAGCTTACCTTCATTGGCGATGGGCCCTTGCTCCCGGTGTGCCAGCGACTTGTTCAGGCGATGGGGTTGCAGAGTTCGGTTCGATTTCTTGGTGCACAGTCGCACAACGTTGTGCAGCGGGAAATGCATTCGGTTCGTGCTTTTGTTCAACATTCGGTTGTCGCATCCAATGGCGACAGCGAGGGAACTCCAGTTGCTGTTTTGGAGGCAGGGATGTCCGGTTTGCCCGTTGTTGCCACAAGGCATGCGGGTATTCCAGATGTGGTTGTTGATAACGAAACCGGGCTTCTCTGTGATGAAGGGGACGTCGATCAGATGGCGGAGTCGATGGAGCGAGTTTTGAGCGATCCAGAGTTAGCCGGTCGACTCGGGCGGCAAGCTCGTGTTCGCGTCGCTGGCCGTTTTACTATGCATCAAAGTATTGCTCGACTGCAGCGTGTTTTGGAGGCGGCGGCCAATGGGGAGGACCTTGTTGAAGTTCAGGACGAGATTGCTGGGACTTTTTTAAGTGATGCTTCGGTTTAG
- a CDS encoding class I SAM-dependent methyltransferase, whose protein sequence is MSNPVGHRGERLYPSRSHRLYWHLTCLRLLYERFALNHVDQGSGDLIDFGCGNMPYRPIFEPHVKKYRGFDLAGNDLADGLIDELGRMQVEAKSVDYVLSSQVLEHVIDPVSYLAEAKRVLKPGGKLFLSTHGVWKYHPDPTDYWRWTCDGLRKVVSEAGYEILDFEGMMGPASTALQLWQDATITSVPAKLRKAFLWSMQRRIERADKKCSKEWRDKDACVYVLVASSV, encoded by the coding sequence ATGAGTAATCCTGTGGGGCATCGGGGAGAGCGGCTTTACCCCTCTCGCTCACATAGGCTTTATTGGCATTTGACCTGTTTACGTCTTTTGTACGAGCGATTTGCGCTTAATCACGTTGATCAAGGATCTGGCGATTTGATTGACTTCGGTTGTGGCAATATGCCGTATCGGCCGATTTTTGAGCCCCATGTGAAAAAATATAGAGGGTTCGATTTGGCAGGAAATGATCTAGCAGATGGTCTTATAGATGAGCTGGGCCGTATGCAGGTTGAAGCGAAATCCGTTGATTATGTCTTATCTTCGCAAGTTTTAGAGCATGTCATCGATCCCGTTAGCTATCTCGCTGAAGCGAAACGCGTGCTGAAGCCGGGAGGCAAGCTATTTCTTTCTACTCATGGTGTTTGGAAATATCACCCTGATCCGACGGATTACTGGCGATGGACTTGCGATGGGTTAAGGAAGGTGGTTTCTGAAGCTGGATACGAGATCCTCGATTTCGAAGGTATGATGGGACCCGCTTCTACCGCACTCCAACTTTGGCAAGATGCGACGATCACTTCAGTACCTGCAAAATTGCGTAAGGCTTTCTTGTGGTCGATGCAGCGAAGGATTGAGCGTGCAGATAAAAAATGTTCGAAGGAGTGGCGAGATAAAGATGCTTGTGTGTATGTTCTGGTCGCGAGCAGCGTTTAG
- a CDS encoding glycosyltransferase family 4 protein, with product MRENIEQMHIAYTFYDWPGYCAGPRINALRLLPELKRRGYDVTAIVLFRGTLASDEFLVSNGIKVIAKEYEPLVQARTRFVLDALEDAQPDLYVPNISVAGCYAGRYFRDSGRPTIVGHLSDDDFNWGMAERFCKFQDEWAVSGMFCMGRELGDIVRGWRPDRTHVVDICHGVEVPALTADPLGPLRFVFAGRMEDNQKRVMDLAKALRAVLQHRSDAEVKFIGDGSKRQDVETLFKKAGLGGRVHFTGFVEPDSVQDEMRWGNVFVLLSDYEGVPGAVMDSMAVGLVPLCLNIEGGLRELVVDGETGILVNDRNESFMAAVQRLADDIEFRKRLSHNAIKHIKAGFSLAESADRWERLFRKLWTDRGEFKDRFVAPKTFVLPDAYEKLGPEDKRIVVGGGRQRWLSKFASMIGVR from the coding sequence TTGCGAGAAAATATAGAGCAAATGCATATTGCATACACATTCTATGATTGGCCTGGTTATTGTGCAGGTCCGCGCATTAACGCTTTGCGGTTGTTGCCTGAGTTGAAGCGCCGTGGGTACGATGTTACAGCCATCGTGCTGTTCCGCGGTACTCTGGCTTCAGATGAATTCCTTGTCTCGAATGGTATCAAGGTAATTGCAAAAGAGTACGAGCCGCTGGTGCAGGCTCGCACTCGGTTTGTTCTTGATGCGTTGGAGGACGCACAGCCGGATCTTTATGTCCCCAATATTTCGGTCGCAGGTTGCTATGCAGGGCGGTATTTTCGTGATTCGGGTCGTCCTACGATTGTGGGGCATCTAAGCGATGATGATTTTAATTGGGGAATGGCGGAACGTTTCTGTAAATTTCAAGATGAGTGGGCTGTCTCCGGGATGTTCTGCATGGGGCGAGAGTTGGGAGACATCGTTCGAGGTTGGCGGCCTGACCGCACGCATGTTGTGGATATTTGTCACGGAGTGGAGGTTCCCGCCCTAACGGCTGACCCACTCGGGCCGTTGCGATTTGTGTTTGCGGGGCGGATGGAAGACAACCAGAAGAGGGTTATGGATTTGGCCAAAGCCCTGCGTGCGGTTTTGCAGCATAGGAGTGATGCTGAGGTTAAATTTATCGGTGATGGTAGCAAGCGACAGGACGTTGAGACGCTTTTTAAGAAAGCTGGGCTAGGTGGTCGAGTTCATTTCACTGGGTTTGTTGAGCCAGATAGCGTGCAGGATGAGATGCGGTGGGGAAATGTCTTCGTGCTACTGTCGGATTACGAGGGGGTTCCGGGCGCGGTAATGGATTCAATGGCCGTCGGTTTGGTTCCCTTGTGTTTGAATATTGAAGGCGGATTGCGAGAGTTAGTGGTGGATGGGGAGACTGGTATCTTGGTGAATGATCGGAACGAGTCCTTCATGGCGGCAGTGCAGCGTTTGGCTGATGATATAGAGTTTCGTAAGCGATTATCGCATAACGCGATTAAGCACATTAAGGCAGGCTTCTCGCTTGCGGAATCGGCTGATAGGTGGGAGCGATTGTTTCGCAAGCTATGGACGGACAGGGGGGAATTTAAGGACCGATTTGTGGCACCGAAGACATTTGTGCTTCCAGACGCATATGAAAAATTGGGGCCTGAGGATAAGAGGATTGTGGTAGGTGGTGGTCGTCAACGCTGGCTTTCAAAGTTCGCGTCTATGATCGGGGTTCGCTAG
- a CDS encoding glycosyltransferase, translating to MRKDGSMIDPFECSVIFDQEVRGFFQERKTRFPYAVLALENEVRMSLSGAPHVNQVLRNNYADFRLRSQLKKMGRWLVWKVSNRFFAKNKLRYQVALSRTPVIETEVVDFLDEEGLERFTECSLPLGVTLSLQEVATKGTAFSLLGRISTHEEFSSLLKNERFMLQFNRAVRKNVFSVRNFLSQEKIALLVVHDAHHVAGRIICAAAEQCGIPVVEVAHGYTQCPNLISVSPVIASVEVVWSDQLASRIRCFGLPSDRCRVVSFGFPKSLVCRCPLPRFRQALVLVNPISRMSVREREIYHSEMSHVLRMFCDHGWLVKLRVHPSEKYLSVVADFFCDFDVILRKDTLENDLANSRIVVGTASSVLVEALFNGIPVIQLAGDKDIRLEHLTVKQSVDLAWNDVESILSNANNRHSSNVPEFRSLRFREFLIDLVQDCSLI from the coding sequence ATGCGAAAAGACGGATCTATGATTGATCCATTTGAGTGCTCGGTCATTTTTGACCAGGAAGTACGTGGGTTTTTCCAGGAGAGGAAGACGCGTTTTCCTTATGCAGTTCTTGCACTTGAGAACGAAGTGCGTATGTCGCTTTCTGGTGCACCGCATGTCAATCAAGTGCTAAGGAACAATTACGCTGATTTTCGGTTGAGATCTCAATTGAAAAAAATGGGTCGTTGGTTGGTTTGGAAGGTGTCGAATAGGTTTTTCGCTAAGAACAAACTGCGTTATCAAGTAGCGTTGTCGAGGACGCCAGTAATAGAAACGGAGGTTGTTGATTTTTTGGACGAAGAAGGATTAGAGCGTTTTACTGAATGTTCCTTGCCACTGGGCGTGACACTTTCCCTTCAGGAGGTTGCCACAAAAGGGACGGCGTTCTCTCTGCTGGGGAGGATTTCAACTCATGAAGAGTTTAGTTCATTGCTGAAGAATGAGCGATTCATGTTGCAGTTCAACCGCGCAGTTCGCAAAAATGTTTTTTCTGTTCGCAATTTCTTGTCGCAGGAAAAGATTGCTTTGCTTGTTGTGCATGACGCACATCATGTCGCTGGTCGAATTATCTGTGCTGCCGCCGAGCAATGTGGCATTCCGGTGGTTGAAGTTGCCCACGGTTACACGCAGTGTCCCAATTTGATCTCGGTTTCTCCAGTGATAGCGTCTGTCGAGGTCGTGTGGTCCGACCAGCTTGCGAGTCGCATAAGATGCTTTGGGCTACCCAGTGATCGTTGCCGGGTTGTGAGTTTTGGTTTTCCAAAATCGCTTGTGTGCAGATGTCCACTCCCTCGATTTAGGCAGGCGCTAGTCTTGGTTAATCCCATTTCAAGAATGTCTGTACGCGAGCGAGAGATTTATCATTCAGAAATGTCCCATGTCTTAAGAATGTTTTGCGACCACGGATGGTTGGTTAAGTTGCGGGTTCATCCTTCAGAGAAATATTTGAGTGTCGTTGCCGATTTTTTCTGCGATTTCGATGTGATTCTTAGAAAAGACACATTGGAAAACGATCTGGCGAATAGTCGTATTGTTGTGGGAACGGCTTCGTCGGTTCTGGTAGAGGCCTTGTTTAATGGAATTCCCGTAATTCAACTGGCAGGGGATAAGGATATTCGCCTAGAGCATTTAACTGTAAAGCAAAGTGTCGATTTGGCTTGGAACGATGTTGAGTCGATTTTGTCAAACGCAAACAATCGGCATTCGTCGAATGTTCCCGAGTTTAGGTCTTTGCGATTTCGCGAATTTTTGATTGATCTTGTTCAAGATTGTTCTTTGATCTAG
- a CDS encoding N-acetylneuraminate synthase family protein, whose product MNSFLEIDRPYVIAEIGGNHEGDMDFARKLLLDAAEAGADAVKFQAYSPDKIVNKLQDPERHQHFGKFTLSLEQYRELAEMCVEVEVDFMASVWDMGAFRFLDPLIAVHKIGSGDLTNYRLLKPMAETGKPICIATAMADMEEVLAAVAFVRDVNPAIVESGGLCVMHCVAMYGDPRDEYANLAAIDALAAALPPQVVVGYSDHTLGNVAVKVAVERGARVIETHFTDDNSRDFRDHHFAHTKEELNDFVVYLRRRQEMLGRAVKVPVFEVETSDRIAEFRRAVYLRRDCLAGTVVSEDLLTTLRPLRGISASEYFKVVGKVASRDLVAYEPLDWGDFK is encoded by the coding sequence ATGAATTCTTTTCTTGAAATTGATCGTCCTTATGTTATAGCTGAGATTGGTGGTAACCACGAAGGAGACATGGATTTTGCGAGAAAATTGTTGCTGGATGCTGCAGAAGCTGGTGCAGACGCTGTGAAGTTCCAGGCGTATAGTCCTGACAAAATTGTGAATAAGTTGCAGGATCCGGAGCGGCATCAGCATTTTGGCAAGTTCACGTTGTCGCTCGAGCAGTATCGTGAGCTTGCTGAGATGTGCGTTGAGGTTGAAGTTGACTTTATGGCTTCCGTGTGGGACATGGGGGCGTTCAGGTTTTTGGATCCTCTGATTGCGGTTCACAAAATTGGTTCAGGTGATCTCACGAACTATCGCTTGCTCAAGCCTATGGCCGAAACTGGTAAGCCGATCTGTATTGCGACTGCGATGGCTGACATGGAGGAGGTCCTCGCAGCGGTCGCATTTGTTCGTGACGTCAATCCTGCGATTGTGGAGAGTGGAGGTCTGTGTGTAATGCATTGTGTGGCTATGTATGGTGACCCACGAGACGAGTACGCCAATTTAGCAGCGATTGATGCGTTGGCAGCAGCGTTGCCGCCTCAGGTTGTGGTTGGGTACAGTGATCACACTCTGGGTAATGTAGCGGTTAAGGTTGCGGTAGAACGCGGAGCGAGAGTTATCGAGACTCATTTTACCGATGACAATAGCCGTGATTTTCGTGATCATCATTTTGCCCACACTAAAGAAGAACTCAACGATTTTGTTGTTTATCTACGTCGGCGTCAGGAGATGTTGGGCAGGGCAGTTAAGGTGCCGGTGTTTGAGGTAGAAACATCGGATCGCATCGCTGAGTTTCGTAGGGCTGTTTATCTTCGGCGGGATTGTCTTGCAGGGACTGTTGTCTCGGAAGATCTTTTGACTACGCTACGCCCGTTACGTGGGATTTCAGCGTCGGAGTACTTTAAAGTAGTTGGAAAGGTTGCGTCTCGAGATCTAGTCGCCTACGAGCCTTTAGATTGGGGCGATTTTAAGTAG
- a CDS encoding acyltransferase: MIFYRLFIATCDRLAHSRGLMLRILLRGKCFSIGKKLKCERGVKLLVRDGGKIEIGDRVEIRRDVEIRAFGNAHVIIDDDVRLDRGVRIIAGNASMVRLGKRVRVGFYSVLNGGDSITVGSGSLVSGFVYLQTSMHRHERNANIQDQGYSHSPIFIGEDVWIGAHSTVLPGIRIEQGGVVGSNAVVTKNVSAFDVVAGVPARVLRNR; the protein is encoded by the coding sequence ATGATTTTCTACCGTCTGTTTATAGCCACGTGTGACAGGCTTGCACATTCGCGCGGATTGATGCTGCGAATTCTTTTACGCGGTAAATGCTTTTCCATTGGTAAGAAGCTGAAATGCGAGAGGGGCGTAAAGTTATTGGTTCGAGACGGTGGAAAAATTGAGATTGGAGATAGGGTTGAGATTCGACGTGATGTTGAGATTCGGGCTTTTGGAAATGCTCATGTGATTATTGATGATGATGTCCGGCTCGATCGCGGCGTGCGCATTATCGCGGGGAATGCGAGTATGGTTCGGTTGGGGAAGCGAGTTCGAGTTGGTTTCTATTCTGTCTTGAACGGTGGTGATTCAATTACGGTTGGTTCGGGTTCGCTGGTGTCCGGCTTCGTGTATCTGCAGACAAGTATGCATCGGCATGAGCGAAATGCAAATATACAGGATCAGGGCTATAGCCATTCGCCAATTTTTATTGGTGAGGATGTCTGGATTGGTGCCCACTCGACCGTTCTGCCGGGAATTCGGATTGAGCAAGGTGGGGTTGTTGGTAGTAATGCTGTTGTAACTAAAAATGTTAGTGCTTTTGATGTCGTTGCAGGTGTTCCTGCTCGCGTTTTGAGAAATCGCTAA